In Centroberyx gerrardi isolate f3 chromosome 11, fCenGer3.hap1.cur.20231027, whole genome shotgun sequence, the following are encoded in one genomic region:
- the LOC139925300 gene encoding olfactory receptor 51G1-like translates to MANSSGVTSVLLSAYHGMEDLKPMYFCIFLIIYIAIIVENMVLLGVIYTEKTLHEPMYFLVCNLAANGLYGSTALLPALLSSIFSYSYEVSLPCCQTQIYAIHTYAIVEFTILAAMSYDRYVAICYPLQYHSIMSLTRVYKLITFTWLYPLVAFLIVFILTLQLQFCEKTMERLYCVNYSLVKLSCTDTSVVNIVGLLSVVIYTFPQLIMVLYSYAHILRICALSSKDSKLKALRTCSPHLLAIINYSIGCFFEIVQSRFDVSHLPYKTKLFMSLYFLIFPPILNPAIYGVSIQAIRAPLFKIFRGKRRLVPVK, encoded by the coding sequence ATGGCAAATTCATCTGGAGTGACATCAGTTCTTCTGTCTGCATACCATGGGATGGAAGACCTGAAGCCCATGTACTTCTGCATATTCCTGATTATCTACATTGCCATTATTGTTGAAAATATGGTGTTACTTGGAGTGATCTATACTGAAAAAACACTGCATGAGCCAATGTATTTCTTGGTGTGTAACTTGGCTGCAAACGGCCTCTATGGCAGCACTGCTCTCTTGCCGGCACTACTGAGCAGCATATTCTCATATTCATATGAGGTGTCTCTACCCTGCTGTCAAACACAGATCTATGCTATACATACATATGCTATTGTTGAATTTACAATTCTGGCAGCAATGAGTTACGATAGGTACGTGGCCATATGTTATCCACTGCAGTATCACTCCATCATGTCACTGACTAGAGTGTATAAGCTTATTACTTTTACTTGGCTTTACCCCCTGGTCGCATTtctcattgttttcattttgactcTTCAGCTACAGTTTTGTGAGAAGACTATGGAAAGGCTGTACTGCGTCAATTACTCTCTGGTGAAACTCTCCTGCACAGACACGTCTGTCGTTAACATAGTGGGCCTGCTGTCTGTGGTTATATACACATTCCCACAGCTCATCATGGTGCTTTACTCATATGCACACATCCTGAGGATATGTGCACTGTCATCTAAAGACTCCAAGCTCAAAGCCCTGCGGACCTGCTCTCCCCACCTTTTAGCAATAATCAACTACTCTATCGGGTGCTTTTTTGAAATAGTACAAAGCCGATTCGACGTAAGTCACCTGCCttataaaacaaagctgtttatGTCTCTGTACTTTCTGATATTCCCCCCCATTCTTAATCCAGCAATCTATGGTGTGAGTATTCAAGCCATAAGAGCGCCACTGTTTAAGATCTTCCGAGGTAAGAGGAGACTGGTGCCAGTGAAGTAG
- the LOC139925299 gene encoding olfactory receptor 52E4-like produces the protein MDNASVTTFTLAAYAVMENYKYVQFTVFLLLYFIIIILNIQLISVIYRQKELHQPMYVFTCFLSMNEIYGSTALLPATLGMLTSETYEITLKWCMAQIYFLHTYASIEFCVLAVMGYDRYVAICYPLHYHSIMSVSKVSRLVVLACLYPLILFATHFSLTLQLKFCERVIQKLYCVNFELVKNSCSKAPHINIVGLVLIMFLIVPQLLMIFFSYVQILRVCQRLSKESQAKALKTCIPHLLSLANYTIGSCFEIIQSRFDVSHIAHEARIFMSIYFAIIPSVANPVLYGLGTQLIRVHFFKLYFRCKSLRPKRRKTLAAA, from the coding sequence ATGGACAATGCTTCAGTAACGACTTTCACATTGGCTGCATATGCAGTCATGGAAAACTACAAATATGTGCAGTTCACTGTATTTCTCCTGCtgtatttcatcatcatcattttgaaCATACAGCTGATTTCTGTTATATATCGACAGAAGGAACTGCATCAACCTATGTATGTGTTCACGTGTTTTTTATCCATGAATGAAATATACGGTAGCACTGCGTTACTGCCTGCAACTTTGGGCATGCTTACATCCGAGACGTATGagatcacattgaaatggtgtATGGCtcaaatttattttttacacacatatgcaagtATTGAATTTTGTGTTTTAGCTGTTATGGGATACGACAGATATGTTGCCATCTGTTACCCACTGCATTACCACAGCATCATGTCTGTTTCAAAAGTGAGCAGGCTGGTTGTGTTGGCATGCCTGTACCCACTCATTCTTTTTGCCACTCATTTCTCCTTAACTTTACAGCTGAAATTCTGTGAAAGAGTCATACAGAAATTATATTGTGTGAATTTCGAACTGGTCAAAAACTCATGTTCGAAGGCGCCTCACATTAATATTGTGGGACTTGTGCTTATTATGTTCCTAATAGTCCCTCAGCTActgatgatttttttctcttatgTGCAAATTCTCAGAGTATGCCAACGATTATCAAAAGAATCTCAAGCTAAAGCTCTTAAAACTTGTATCCCACATTTATTATCTTTGGCAAACTACACCATCGGTTCCTGTTTTGAGATTATTCAAAGTAGATTTGACGTGAGTCACATCGCCCATGAGGCACGGATCTTCATGTCGATATACTTTGCCATAATTCCATCGGTTGCAAACCCAGTGCTGTATGGCCTTGGAACTCAACTCATAAgagttcatttttttaaactatatTTTAGATGTAAGAGCCTGCGaccaaaaagaagaaagacattGGCTGCAGCTTAA